TAGTATTCGGAGAGGGCGGCCTTGGCGCTCAGCACCGCCGCCATGTAACCGCCGTCGAGCGCCGGGTCGCTGCGGGCGATGAAGGGCCGCAGCAGCCGGGGTCGGCGGCCGGTGAACTTCTCCATGAAAGCGCTGTAGCGCTCCAAGATTTTTCGGCTCTTGAGCAGGGTCCCGGTGCCTTCGATGAGCGGGATGATGTCGAGATGCTGAGGCTGGAGGTCCTTGGCTCCCAGGATCTTTTGCTGGAATTGGGCGGTCTGGTGGAATTTGCGCTGCAAGGTCGCCAGCTCGTCGGCGCTGCTGGTCATCGGATGGATGACTTCGAAGAGCGGCGGGACCGGCAGCTTCATCTGCTTGGCCGAATAGGAGGCCGAGAGGATGCCGGTAAAGGCCCGGGCCAAGCGAGCCTGGCCTTCGCGCTGGATATTGGGCACCCGAAAGGTGAGGAACTTCTCCTTCCCTAGCGGATGCTTCGCGAAGTAGTCGAAATATTTCAGGTAGAGCCGGTCGACCACCGCCTCGTCGACGAACTTTCCTTCCCAGTCCCACATGTATTCCTGGCAGCCCATGTCGGAAAAGGAGCGGTAGCACTCCTCGACCTCG
This window of the bacterium genome carries:
- the ppcA gene encoding phosphoenolpyruvate carboxylase, whose amino-acid sequence is MPATMATQHPDNAFKPYWNTKPFISTSREVEECYRSFSDMGCQEYMWDWEGKFVDEAVVDRLYLKYFDYFAKHPLGKEKFLTFRVPNIQREGQARLARAFTGILSASYSAKQMKLPVPPLFEVIHPMTSSADELATLQRKFHQTAQFQQKILGAKDLQPQHLDIIPLIEGTGTLLKSRKILERYSAFMEKFTGRRPRLLRPFIARSDPALDGGYMAAVLSAKAALSEY